Proteins from a single region of Mytilus trossulus isolate FHL-02 chromosome 2, PNRI_Mtr1.1.1.hap1, whole genome shotgun sequence:
- the LOC134705374 gene encoding uncharacterized protein LOC134705374: MKYFIAVLVLSLCIAGLHAQKKQHMGRFNFDQFCPHDPKGCNRYCVNWNFDEGKCEGPRRLQCWCYWYITKPSLQGRSAIGKQH, translated from the exons ATGAAGTATTTCATCGCCGTATTGGTACTTTCACTCTGCATTGCag GATTGCATGCTCAAAAAAAGCAGCATATGGGCAGATTTAATTTTGACCAGTTTTGTCCTCATGACCCAAAAGGTTGTAATAGGTATTGTGTAAATTGGAATTTTGATGAAGGAAAATGTGAAGGTCCTCGACGTCTGCAGTGTTGGTGTTACTGGTATATAAC aaaACCCAGTCTCCAAGGAAGGTCAGCAATTGGGAAACAACATTGA